The Orcinus orca chromosome 1, mOrcOrc1.1, whole genome shotgun sequence DNA window TTCCCATCTCTAATGATCTCTAATTTCTCAGAGCTAGAGGCAGAGTAATAAGGTATTATTCCTGGCCCCTTCCTGTACCACCTTCCACTTTGAGGTAGGCAAGGACAAGGGGAACTGAGGATTTGGATCCTTATTGCAATCTCTCCTTGCTACCAACCATCTGTTAGCATGGCAGAGTGGGAGGAGACACAAAGAAAGCACAGAAGGCAGGCCTGCAATGTGCCAAGGATACACGTTTTCACTCGTGGTAACAGTAGATTTagctaaagaaatatatttaatgtttctttAGACTCATTGCTCCACGAGCGCATACACTGCAAAACTTAGCTGAGAGATGGAAACATACAGTATATCATCTTATAAACTTTACCTTTAAATTTAACATCCTTGTAATAATGTCATTTAATTCATCAGAGTAACGATATGGAATTCGCCTGAATTTGCCTTCTCTGATCTTCCCAGCTAGTTCTTTCTGGTTGAAAGCTGTAAATGGAggcctggggaaaaaaattttttttaaatgtaaaaatgaaaatatataagaagaAGCAAACCAAAAGCAGAGTTTAAGGTCCAGTTTGTATTTATGCTTCTACTTCTAGGATCTTCTTCTGTAGCTAAGCTTCCcaaccttggcactactgacatttggagcCATATGATTCTGTtatggggactgtcctgtgcattgtttAGTATGTTTTGCAGCATCACTGACCTCTGtccattagatgccagtagctatccctagttgtgacaactaaaatgtctccagacattgtcaaatgtcccatGGGAGGCAAAACTGGGGGGCAAAATTCCCCTTcgctggttgagaaccactgctctacagAATACTTTagaagggaaaaaacagaaagaaaaaagggaaagaatcagAACTCTTTCCTGTCCAAACCCTAGACTGCTTCTCTAgatctttatttcatttcttccacAGGTTTGACCTATATGCTCTCCCCTTGAGCTAAGCTCAGTCTAACAGAGAAACATCTAACCAGGTTAGAAGCTTGAACAAGTCTAGATCCAGCCTCAGGGATTATATTActaatttgtaaataatttttttaacctgtCCATCTACCTTAATTTTAACCCACGGTACAATTCTTTCAGACTTGAATGTGCATGGATGCTCAAAAAGCTGAACCTGGTGAAAGGTGACAAATCTCTCTAAGTGTAAACCTCAGACTAAAAATCTGTCTTCATTATACTTACATTAATGCACACAGTTCATACAGCAAGCAACCTAGTGACCAGATATCTGACTTCTCATTGTAGGACATGTGATTCATTTGTTCcttaagggggggaaaaaaaaaaaggtaagaaaataggagtttaaagttcattttgttttaaaacttataaaattaGTCCTGGGACAAAAATGGAACCTTAAAGTTTGGTAATATTCACtcaaggaaaagaagggaacaaattttatattataaatattttatatctataacaaaaatttcaaatacaaaaGGCTGATTAGATCTTATATCATAACAACAAAAAGATGGTACTTTATATTcaaatttataatggaaaaaaggCAATGATCTTATCCTAATATACTTTGTCATATataattcattcacttatttttcattcgcaaatatttattatgttactACAGGCAAGGCACTGGCAAGTTAAAGGTGAACATGAGATAGCTCTACCCTCTACCCTCAAAGAATTCATAATCTAGAAACTCCATTTTAAAAGAACCACAGAAAATTCTAGAATAACATCTAGCCCACATTTAAATGAATATAGACATAAATGGCTAATtgaattattcatttatatatttttcccttagtCCACTTATATACCACAGTAGTAAGTAATATTCTCACTTCCTATTTTAATTGTTTGCCTTTCTTCCACACGTACAGTAACAACAGTCCACCACGGCTCTTATTCTCAACAGAGGGCACAGAGGCAAGTACTGTACTGAAATCTTCAGAAGTCTTCTTAGTAATTTAAAGTCCAACAGGGGAGTCTGGTGCCACTTCCTGACAATCCCATAGGGAAGGCTAAACTGATCTATTTACAAGGGCAGGGGGGAACAGGAACAAAAGAATTGTGCAGGTTTCAATTTTTCCAAGAACCACCTCTGGATAATTTTCCTTTATATCAAAGGCTTTCTATTTGGAATCTGATCCAGTGAGAAAACGACACTGCTCTGGCCATGTCTAATCTGAGTCAAAAACAaaatcactgggcttccctggtggcgcagtggttgagagtccgcctgccaatgcaggggacgcgggttcgtgccccggtccgggaggatcccacatgctgcggagcggctgggcccgtaagccatggctgctgagcctgcacgtccggagcctgtgctccgcaacgggagaggccatggcagtgagaggcccacgtaccgcaaaaaaaaaaatcactaatttaCAACGTTTTATATTGTAGTCAGATTGGTTAACATAActaaaaaagactgagaaaatccTGAAAATGTTTGTGAacagctaaaaaaataaatctctctccatCTTTATCTGCTCATCTTTCATATACAACACATTGGTGCTATCACTTATTGATTCAAGCTTTTCAAAAGTCACTAGAGAGCCATAAACAGttcataccctttgacccagaaatGTCATTTCGAGAGCTAAACACCAAGGAAATaaccaaaaaggaagaaagaataattcATACAAAGACATGCATAGCAGTGCTCTTTAGAATGGTGAGACATTTTGGAAACAAAATATTCAGCAACTGAGGAAACAGGTAAATGGGTGGACTCTGCAGCTGCACTGTAGGAAaaggcaataaaaaaagaataagtacaAAAAGTTAACACTGCAAAAATATGTTGTCAGAAGTGAGTGAGCCTTCTGGGTCCTGAATCTCCATGCACAAGAATCACCTAGAAGGTCTGTTAAAATACAAAGTCCAAAATAAAAAGTGGTGGAggacaaacaaagaaaaaagaagatgagTGCAAAGACCTGTCCAGAGATCCAAATTCACTGGATTTGGGGCTCAGGACTCTGCATTTTAAACGATCACCCCAGATGAGTTCCAGCTGGTGTCCAGGACCTACGGCACTTTGGGAAGTGCTGCTCTTGAGGGCAGAGACAAAACCTATCTCATCTTTGTGATCCCAGAGCTTAGCACTTGGTAGTCATTCAGTGAAAGCTTGATTTATATTGCTAATACAGGAACTTAATGGTCTGGTGGtccatttggaaaaatataaatttaaaataaaacagtattgtTAATTCTTGGCTATTGGATattactaaacaaacaaaaagttgagTGTTTAGcattaagatgtttaaaaagcaTCTAAATTCTGAAATACTTACAGGAGACATATAATAAGGTGTGCCAACAAATGTTTTTGCAAAACTCGTATCGTGGTTTAATATCCTAGCTAACCCAAAGTCTCCAAGCTTAACGTTTTGCTTGCCATCCAGGAAAACATTGGCTGGTTTCAGATCCCGATGCAGCACAGTATGACCACCATCACTTCGTCTGTGACATTCCTTTAGGGCCAGAGTCAACTGAGTCATCACTCGAAGAACAAACTCTTCATCCAAGTATTGTCTGAAATCAAAGCAGTTATATAGCCTATAACTTCTGAATAAAACCATAACAAAGATGGGATGATGTGAATTATCTAGTTTTCAAAGTGTACACATAGGGAAATAAATTGATATGAAATATGGGTGTTGACGTACCAAGGATTTTCTAAAGTACCGTGGACCCACCAAACAAACACCAGAAGACTCTTCCGCATTACTAAGTACTCTGTCCCTGATCCTAATACAGGATGCTTAACAGAAGCAAAACTAGGCCCATTTAAGAGATTTTACCTTTCCTTGGTCCCCTTTGTAATTGCACTAGCCAGGTCCCCTCCTTCACAATATTCCATTACAatgtacagtgttgtgttggttcGGTCAATAATTCTATCATAGTATCGGACGATATTAGGATGCTTCAGCTCACGAAGTAAATTCACTTCAGAAACAAGCATGTGTTTCTCAGCTTCTGTCATGGAGCCATAGTCCAGTTCCTTCCAAACTaagatctgaaataaaaatttccaagGTACAAATAAACTCATTATActcaaaacctttttaaaaacttttaaaaattacttctctAGTAAGTAGATCATACAGTGACATCATCTAATGTAGTTCAATGAACCTAAGGACCCCTGAGTTTACTTCCATAATCTTCCCCTAATTTTTCAGCAGTAAATGATGCAACAGAGAGTGACGAGGTACATTagacctcccccaaccccctaaCCTCCGTTGCTTAGTCAAAGCTGGTCAAAGCTGGGGTAGAGGTAGTCAAAGTCCTCGAACATTCCAAGTCAAGATTTCCAAGGTAAGAGAACTTAGTAAAGGTCCTTCCGTCAGAGCCAATTTCCTCTCCATTGTTGCTTTGTGTAAAGTCTACCTACACACCTTGGGAAATCTGAATCCAACAATCCGAATAATGGGTATTTTAAATGAATTCTGACTACAAGACATAAAAGTTCGAGGTGCTGATGGTCATGACCGAGAGGGCTCTTCTCTAAAAACAgctcaggagggcttccctggtggcgcagtggttgggagtccgcctgccgatgcaggggacacgggttcgtaccccagtccgggaggatcccacatgccgcggagtggctgggccagtgagccatggccgctgagcctgagcgtccggagcctgtgctccgcgacgggagaggccacaacagtgagaggcccgcgtaccgcaaaaaaaaaacagctcaggAGTCAGCTAGCTGTCACCAACTGAAGGCCCTTAGCAGGTCAAAttgggaaaaaggaagaaaatggaagagaaaggaaaaaagatggaaaaaatatatatacatataacataaatatataaaaatgcgcAATCTCATGTAAATAGCAAAGCGGTGTTATGTATTTGACAATATTCTATTTGACAcattctattaattttatttaaagattaaGAACAGattcacaaatgaaaaataaaaaaaaaaaaggaaaaagggacaCAGTTTCCCATCCCTTGAGAGACCCAGGACCGACACAGACCTGAGGGGAGATGGCTAACTCTTCTGAGCACCCTGCCTTCCAGACGCACAGCCCCAGGCCCCTCGCTTCCCTTCGGCGGCAGAGGGCGCGCCCCCCGCAGTTTGTACAACCGCGGCGGGGGCGGAGACAGGCACCAAGCCCGCGCTCACCTTGCCATCGCTCTTCCTCCGGATCTTCTGGCAGCGGCCGTAGGAGCCCGTGCCAATGGTGTACAGCACCTCGTAGTCCTCCGCCCGAGTCGGCATGGCCAGACCCGCGCAGGACACCTGAACGTCGCACCACTGTGGCGGATATGCAGCCACCGAGTCGGAGACCTCAAGCCACAGCGCCAGGCCGCCCCAGTCTCCAGCCCAGTTTAACCGTCGCGGGCCCCCGCCTCGCAGTCTATTGGCCTGCGGTAAGGCCGCTTCGTCTCTCTGATTGGCTAAGAAGAACACAACACCCTGGGCATCTTGGGAAAAGTGTATCGCTAGGCAACCGCGTCGGCGTCGGTGTCGGCGTCTGCTTCCGACGTCTCGGGAGAAAGGGGCGGAGCTAAAACCAAAGAGAGGGCGGGGCACAGAAAGCCGCAGTGCCAGGCGGTTCCCCGCCACCCTGTTCCTCTGGCTGAGGTTGCCAAGGCAACCGAAGTCCAGAGACCTCTCTTCAGACTTTTCTGCTCACTGCCTCAACCAGCTGCCTTTGCACTCTGACCTCTCACGCAACCCATTCTCTGTACGCGCCC harbors:
- the NEK2 gene encoding serine/threonine-protein kinase Nek2 isoform X1 — protein: MPTRAEDYEVLYTIGTGSYGRCQKIRRKSDGKILVWKELDYGSMTEAEKHMLVSEVNLLRELKHPNIVRYYDRIIDRTNTTLYIVMEYCEGGDLASAITKGTKERQYLDEEFVLRVMTQLTLALKECHRRSDGGHTVLHRDLKPANVFLDGKQNVKLGDFGLARILNHDTSFAKTFVGTPYYMSPEQMNHMSYNEKSDIWSLGCLLYELCALMPPFTAFNQKELAGKIREGKFRRIPYRYSDELNDIITRMLNLKDYHRPSVEEILENPLIADLVAEEQRRNPERRGRRLGEPGKLQDSSPVLSELKLKEIQLQERERALRAREENLEQKERELCVRERLAENKLARAESLLRNYSLLKDQKFLSLAGGPELFDLTSSITKKKVHFSGESKENVMRSENSENQLTFKSKCKDLKKRLHAAQLRAQALSDIEKTYQLKSRQILGMR
- the NEK2 gene encoding serine/threonine-protein kinase Nek2 isoform X2, which produces MPTRAEDYEVLYTIGTGSYGRCQKIRRKSDGKILVWKELDYGSMTEAEKHMLVSEVNLLRELKHPNIVRYYDRIIDRTNTTLYIVMEYCEGGDLASAITKGTKERQYLDEEFVLRVMTQLTLALKECHRRSDGGHTVLHRDLKPANVFLDGKQNVKLGDFGLARILNHDTSFAKTFVGTPYYMSPEQMNHMSYNEKSDIWSLGCLLYELCALMPPFTAFNQKELAGKIREGKFRRIPYRYSDELNDIITRMLNLKDYHRPSVEEILENPLIADLVAEEQRRNPERRGRRLGEPGKLQDSSPVLSELKLKEIQLQERERALRAREENLEQLFDLTSSITKKKVHFSGESKENVMRSENSENQLTFKSKCKDLKKRLHAAQLRAQALSDIEKTYQLKSRQILGMR